The Corallococcus caeni genome includes a region encoding these proteins:
- a CDS encoding YkgJ family cysteine cluster protein, with protein MECTCCGACCVAPDIAALDKPLGLRCPHLGADNLCTVYERRPQVCRDYAADEVCRRIEAPTLEERVHNYLALFQLTAEAQAVRESGCASMRMARALRERK; from the coding sequence ATGGAGTGCACCTGCTGTGGCGCCTGCTGCGTGGCGCCGGACATCGCCGCGCTGGACAAGCCCCTGGGGCTGCGGTGCCCGCACCTGGGCGCGGACAACCTGTGCACCGTCTATGAGCGGCGGCCCCAGGTGTGCCGGGACTACGCGGCGGACGAGGTGTGCCGCCGCATCGAGGCCCCCACGCTGGAGGAGCGCGTGCACAACTACCTGGCGCTGTTCCAGCTCACCGCGGAGGCGCAGGCGGTGCGCGAGTCCGGCTGTGCCTCCATGCGCATGGCGCGCGCCCTCCGGGAGCGGAAGTGA
- a CDS encoding hydrolase, with translation MTFQPTEPFVPAPGLRGAHAQTIYASVVRPTRVPPLRRERRDLPDGDFVDLDTFDGPKGAPHVVVLHGLEGSSQAGYVTEVLRGAAKRGWGATAINFRSCSGEPNRLPRAYHSGDTADTLLVMADVRERITGPMLAVGFSLGANVLCRLLEETGDQAPVVAAASISAPYDLDACCRKLDGGSGYHWLYRERFLRTLKSKARAKLQRFPGAFDGARMEAARTIRGYDDVVTAPLHGFRDATHYYREASSGPRLADIRRPTLLLSSADDPMLEAPVIPPSARDNPFLSVVLTEHGGHVGFVAGRVHRPSFWAEAQALSFFEQVLAR, from the coding sequence GTGACGTTCCAGCCCACCGAGCCGTTCGTCCCCGCGCCGGGCCTCCGTGGCGCGCATGCGCAGACCATCTACGCGTCGGTCGTGCGGCCCACCCGCGTGCCGCCCCTGCGCCGGGAGCGGCGCGATCTGCCGGACGGGGACTTCGTCGACCTGGACACCTTCGACGGCCCGAAGGGCGCGCCGCACGTGGTGGTGCTGCACGGCCTGGAGGGGTCGTCCCAGGCGGGCTACGTCACGGAGGTGCTGCGGGGCGCGGCGAAGCGCGGCTGGGGCGCCACGGCGATCAACTTCCGCTCGTGCAGCGGAGAGCCGAACCGGCTCCCCCGGGCGTACCACTCCGGGGACACGGCGGACACGCTGCTGGTGATGGCGGACGTGCGCGAGCGCATCACCGGGCCGATGCTCGCGGTGGGCTTCTCCCTGGGCGCCAACGTGCTGTGCCGGCTGCTGGAGGAGACCGGGGATCAGGCGCCGGTGGTGGCCGCCGCGTCCATCAGCGCGCCGTACGACCTGGACGCGTGCTGCCGGAAGCTGGATGGCGGCAGCGGCTACCACTGGCTCTACCGCGAGCGGTTCCTGCGCACGCTCAAGAGCAAGGCCCGCGCGAAGTTGCAGCGGTTCCCGGGCGCCTTCGACGGGGCGCGCATGGAGGCCGCGCGCACCATCCGCGGCTACGACGACGTCGTCACGGCGCCGCTGCATGGCTTCCGGGACGCGACGCACTACTACCGGGAGGCGTCATCGGGGCCCAGGCTCGCGGACATCCGCCGGCCCACGCTGCTGCTGAGCTCCGCGGATGATCCGATGCTGGAGGCGCCGGTGATTCCGCCCTCGGCGCGGGACAACCCGTTCCTCAGCGTGGTGCTGACCGAACATGGCGGCCACGTGGGCTTCGTCGCGGGCCGCGTGCACCGCCCGTCCTTCTGGGCGGAGGCGCAGGCGCTCTCGTTCTTCGAGCAGGTGCTCGCCCGCTGA